One window of the Branchiostoma lanceolatum isolate klBraLanc5 chromosome 3, klBraLanc5.hap2, whole genome shotgun sequence genome contains the following:
- the LOC136429167 gene encoding EGF-like repeat and discoidin I-like domain-containing protein 3 translates to MSFPQIFKGNSDNETIVQQNFTKYIYARYFLINPQSFVGAPRLRIELLGVDDLPTTTFPTTNPPDTTTTLATTPLIETTSPVSTPLDTTTTMTSTTESTESFGLYQPFGVQDNTIIPDGDMTASSQLDGSEAYRGRLNGDGAWQPSAQGTEFLAVDLLKNVYVVAIQTQGQGDGCVDSYRVIYQRENTTDLIVYSEDGGSAKIFTGNSDNETIVQQNFTSYIYARYILINPQSFVGAPRLRMELLGVDGKKKLPKIRKKVPPTHDDLPCNESTWHNNNPGNNSTHPDNLPGIDSTRHNNLPGIDPPRHNNLPGIDPPRHNNLPGIDSPRHNNLPGIDPPRHNNLPGIDSPRHNNPSGINTPRHNNSEKYYGKYDVIWIVPAHWDTG, encoded by the exons ATGTCTTTTCCTCAGATCTTTAAAGGTAACAGCGACAACGAAACTATCGTCCAACAGAACTTCACCAAGTACATCTATGCACGGTATTTTCTCATCAACCCTCAAAGTTTCGTCGGGGCTCCAAGACTGAGGATAGAGTTACTCGGAGTCGATG ACCTCCCCACAACAACCTTCCCTACAACGAATCCACCCGACACAACAACAACCCTGGCAACAACTCCACTCATCGAGACAACCTCCCCGGTATCGACTCCGCtcgacacaacaacaacaatgacaagTACCACGGAAAGTACAGAGTCATTTGGATTGTACCAGCCCTTTGGGGTACAGGATAATACAATCATCCCAGATGGAGATATGACAGCATCTTCCCAACTAGACGGATCCGAGGCGTACAGGGGCCGACTGAACGGCGATGGTGCATGGCAGCCGTCAGCACAAGGTACAGAGTTCCTGGCCGTGGATCTACTGAAGAATGTTTACGTTGTTGCCATCCAGACCCAGGGACAGGGAGATGGCTGCGTCGACAGCTACAGGGTTATATACCAGCGGGAAAACACAACGGATCTAATTGTCTATTCGGAAGATGGTGGGAGCGCAAAG ATCTTTACAGGTAACAGCGACAACGAAACCATCGTCCAACAGAACTTCACCTCGTACATCTACGCACGGTATATCCTCATCAACCCTCAAAGTTTCGTCGGTGCGCCAAGACTGAGGATGGAGTTACTTGGAGTCGACGGTAAGAAGAAATTACCAAAAATTCGCAAGAAAGTACC ACCTACCCACGACGACCTTCCATGCAACGAATCCACCTGGCACAACAACAACCCTGGCAACAACTCCACTCATCCAGACAACCTCCCCGGTATCGACTCCACTCGACACAACAATCTCCCCGGCATCGACCCCCCTCGACACAACAATCTCCCCGGCATCGACCCCCCTCGACACAACAACCTCCCTGGCATCGACTCCCCTCGACACAACAATCTCCCCGGCATCGACCCCCCTCGACACAACAACCTCCCCGGCATCGACTCCCCTCGACACAACAACCCCTCCGGTATCAACACCCCTCGACACAACAACAGCGAAAAGTACTACGGAAAGTACGATGTCATTTGGATTGTACCAGCCCATTGGGATACAGGATAA
- the LOC136429688 gene encoding zinc finger protein ZFP2-like, whose translation MAAKEMNLNNVGRKPYMCEKCGYRTIRRSELLAHIRIHTGEKPYKCDQCDYSAAQHSTLKYHKAKHTGKKPHMCGECGFRTARKSTLTTHMRTHTSDKPYKCDLCDYSAVIKSSLDAHLKNHTGKKPFMCGECGFRTTRKSNLSAHMRTHSGEKPYKCDQCDYSATKKSNLDVHILANHTGEKPYMCGECGYRTAVRTNLSRHMRKHTGEKPFKCDQCDYSAASKFSFDKHVAKHTGNQEKPYMCGECGYRTDQKSHLLQHLRIHTGEKPFKCDQCGYSATQKSSLQGHLGTHTGDRPFMCGDCGYRAQRKSDLSRHMRTHTGEKPYKCDQCDYSAAQKYSLDLHLATHTGYKPFKCEECGYKTARKTRLTQHMKTHAGNLGVHRTQTSVK comes from the coding sequence ATGGCAGCAAAAGAAATGAATCTGAATAACGTTGGTaggaaaccctacatgtgtgaaaaGTGTGGGTATAGAACGATTAGGAGATCAGAACTGTTAGCACATATAAGAATccatacaggagagaagccctacaagtgtgaccagtgtgactattctgctgcacagcaCTCTACCTTGAAATACCACAAAGCAAAGCACACTGGCAAGAAACCccacatgtgtggggagtgcgggttcaggacagctCGAAAGTCTACCTTGACTActcatatgagaacccatacaagtgataaaccctacaagtgtgacctgtgcgaCTATTCGGCAGTTATTAAATCGTCTCTGGATGCCCATCTCAAGAACCACACCGGtaagaaacccttcatgtgtggggaatgtggATTCAGGACGACTCGAAAGTCTAACCTATCTgcacatatgagaacacattcaggagaaaaaccctacaagtgtgaccagtgcgactattctgcaacaAAAAAGTCAAACTTGGACGTTCATATTTTAGCAaatcacaccggtgagaaaccctacatgtgcggggagtgtgggtacaggacggctGTCAGAACTAACTTATCtcgacatatgagaaaacatacaggagagaaacccttcaagtgtgaccagtgtgattattctgcagcaagtaaattttcttTTGACAAGCATGTAGCAAAACACACCGGAAATcaagagaaaccctacatgtgcggagagtgcggatacaggacggaTCAAAAGTCTCACCTGCTTCAACATTTGAGAatccatactggtgaaaaaccctttaAATGCGACCAGTGTGGCTATTCTGCGACACAGAAATCTAGTTTGCAGGGACATCTAGGAACTCATACTGGTGACAGACCTTTCATGTGTGGGGATTGTGGGTACAGGGCGCAGAGAAAGTCTGACTTGTctcgacatatgagaactcatacgggagagaaaccatacaagtgtgaccagtgtgactattctgctgcacagaaatacagTCTGGACCTGCATCTAGCTACTCACACTGGTTacaaacccttcaagtgtgaggagtgtgggtacaagACAGCTCGAAAGACCCGCTTAACCCAACATATGAAAACACATGCAGGAAATTTAGGAGTCCATAGAACACAAACCTCTGTGAAGTAG